From Spartinivicinus ruber, the proteins below share one genomic window:
- a CDS encoding ABC transporter substrate-binding protein, translating to MKPLKLIGAVLLAVCATTATAKEWKNIRIGVEGAYPPFSWTTETGELKGFDIDIANALCDAMKAKCKLVPQDWDGIIPALLARKYDAIIASMSITEERKKKVAFTNKYYHAPVKFIRKKGSNIEVTEAGLKGKTIGVQRSTVSDKYLTDKYGDMVKIKRYGTQDEAYLDMKAGRLDLLLGDIIPLNEGFLKKGNADKFEFVGPDINDKRWFGEGIGIALRKGDKDLKEKLNKAIEQIRKDGTYDKIRTQYFDFDIYGD from the coding sequence ATGAAACCTTTAAAATTAATAGGAGCAGTATTACTGGCTGTTTGTGCAACAACGGCAACGGCTAAAGAGTGGAAAAATATCAGGATTGGCGTTGAGGGTGCTTATCCACCTTTTAGCTGGACGACCGAAACTGGTGAGCTAAAAGGCTTTGATATTGATATAGCTAATGCACTCTGTGATGCGATGAAAGCCAAATGTAAACTCGTCCCACAGGACTGGGATGGGATTATTCCAGCACTGCTTGCCCGTAAATATGATGCCATTATTGCATCCATGTCGATTACTGAAGAGCGTAAAAAGAAAGTCGCTTTTACCAATAAGTATTACCATGCACCAGTTAAGTTTATTCGCAAAAAAGGCTCTAATATTGAGGTGACAGAGGCAGGCTTAAAAGGCAAAACCATTGGTGTGCAACGTTCCACTGTATCAGACAAATATTTAACTGATAAATACGGTGATATGGTGAAAATCAAGCGTTATGGCACCCAAGATGAAGCTTATCTGGATATGAAAGCCGGTCGGTTAGATTTATTGCTGGGTGATATTATTCCACTGAACGAAGGCTTTTTGAAAAAAGGAAATGCCGATAAATTTGAGTTTGTGGGCCCCGATATTAACGATAAGCGTTGGTTTGGTGAAGGTATTGGGATTGCATTACGCAAAGGGGATAAAGACTTAAAAGAAAAACTAAATAAGGCGATTGAGCAAATCCGTAAAGATGGCACTTACGATAAAATTAGAACCCAGTATTTTGACTTTGATATTTATGGTGACTAA
- a CDS encoding methyl-accepting chemotaxis protein — protein sequence MQFKSISSQVLIYSGLCLILAIAAIVGYSFISSKQVETLVTENSTELISTATKEKLDAIASAQTGIMITRMEKAMVAARSLAQAFAALKASEFTNQAENSREHVSSMLKGITEYNPDFLGAYTGWEPNQFDNKDTDFKTNELAHSQKDTGQFAPYWNRNAAGNLASRPLGSFYNTTKQPNGVRQSEWYLCPKDQKRECIIDPASYDIQGTQTLLTSFVVPIIVEGKFVGMTGIDYSMNFLQEMSLQLKKSIYEAKGQVTILSSLGIVAASTPTPDQIGQPVAGQPDWDKIISLIQSGQTSIQETGENIRVIKPFSVGNTKTYWGMIVDVPKAVVFAELNIFEQTLHKLFNNNLLLQMGIGVLATLISLLLLWRVSISIARPIRQVVSLIKDLSSQEGDLTHRINVKRADEVGALAHWVNQFIEKIQLMIKDVAHSIEQVNGSANQSANIAEVTNNGVQRQREEIDQVATAINEMSATANDVAKNAAQTAHSANDANHSVEEGQSIVNDSANTIRRLSVEVEDAVEVINQLKEDSENISSILDVIISIAEQTNLLALNAAIEAARAGEQGRGFAVVADEVRTLASRTQSSTDEIRQTINSLQERTEAAVSTMSRGQTMTQESVVQAETAASRLEQVVNAISQITDMATQIASAAEEQHAVSEDITRNITTISDVAGEVATGAHNASEESDKLSRLSTELQNKINRFNF from the coding sequence ATGCAGTTCAAATCAATTTCTTCACAGGTATTAATCTATTCTGGTCTCTGCTTAATTTTAGCGATTGCTGCTATTGTTGGTTACAGTTTTATCTCCAGCAAGCAAGTGGAAACCCTAGTCACCGAAAACTCGACTGAACTGATTTCAACGGCTACTAAAGAAAAATTGGATGCAATTGCCAGTGCTCAAACCGGCATAATGATTACACGCATGGAAAAAGCAATGGTAGCAGCTCGCTCACTGGCACAAGCATTTGCAGCATTAAAAGCCTCTGAATTCACTAACCAAGCCGAAAACAGTCGAGAACATGTATCAAGCATGCTCAAGGGCATTACCGAATACAACCCTGATTTTTTAGGTGCCTATACTGGCTGGGAACCTAACCAGTTTGATAACAAGGATACTGACTTTAAAACGAACGAATTGGCTCATTCACAAAAAGATACCGGGCAATTTGCCCCTTATTGGAATCGTAATGCAGCGGGTAATTTAGCCAGTCGACCATTAGGTAGTTTTTATAACACCACCAAACAGCCTAATGGCGTTAGGCAAAGTGAGTGGTATTTATGCCCTAAAGACCAAAAGCGTGAATGTATTATTGATCCTGCCAGCTATGATATTCAAGGTACCCAGACCCTATTAACTTCATTTGTCGTCCCCATTATTGTAGAGGGTAAGTTTGTCGGTATGACCGGTATCGACTACTCCATGAATTTTCTTCAAGAGATGAGTTTACAGCTCAAAAAATCGATTTATGAAGCTAAAGGACAGGTCACTATTCTCAGTAGTTTAGGGATAGTTGCCGCATCAACCCCTACCCCTGACCAGATTGGTCAGCCCGTTGCTGGCCAACCTGACTGGGATAAAATTATTAGTTTGATCCAGTCCGGTCAAACCAGTATTCAAGAGACGGGAGAAAATATTCGAGTAATTAAACCGTTTAGTGTTGGCAATACCAAGACCTATTGGGGCATGATCGTTGATGTGCCTAAAGCGGTTGTGTTTGCTGAACTCAATATTTTCGAGCAAACCCTACATAAGCTGTTTAATAATAATTTACTCTTGCAAATGGGCATTGGTGTGCTTGCCACCCTTATCTCGTTGTTATTGCTGTGGCGCGTGTCAATCTCTATCGCCAGACCCATTCGACAAGTGGTGTCTTTAATTAAAGACTTGTCTTCTCAAGAAGGTGATTTAACCCATCGGATTAATGTCAAACGCGCTGATGAAGTGGGAGCATTAGCCCATTGGGTTAATCAATTTATTGAGAAAATTCAGCTTATGATCAAGGATGTTGCACATTCCATTGAGCAAGTTAACGGCTCAGCTAATCAAAGTGCTAACATTGCTGAAGTCACTAATAATGGAGTCCAGCGTCAGCGAGAAGAAATTGACCAAGTAGCAACCGCCATTAACGAAATGTCCGCCACTGCTAATGATGTAGCTAAAAATGCAGCACAAACAGCTCATTCAGCGAATGATGCCAATCATTCTGTTGAAGAAGGCCAGTCCATTGTTAATGACAGTGCGAATACTATTCGTCGCTTGTCTGTAGAAGTCGAGGATGCAGTAGAGGTTATTAATCAATTAAAAGAGGACAGTGAAAATATTAGCTCAATCTTGGATGTTATTATTTCCATTGCCGAGCAAACCAATTTACTGGCACTCAACGCTGCCATCGAAGCCGCCCGAGCAGGCGAGCAAGGCCGCGGTTTTGCCGTGGTTGCTGATGAAGTAAGGACCTTGGCTAGTCGCACACAGAGTTCTACTGATGAAATCCGTCAAACCATCAATAGCTTACAGGAAAGAACAGAAGCAGCCGTATCAACCATGAGTAGAGGCCAAACCATGACTCAAGAGAGTGTGGTTCAAGCTGAAACTGCTGCCAGCCGATTAGAACAGGTGGTGAATGCCATTAGTCAAATCACCGATATGGCCACCCAAATTGCCAGTGCTGCGGAGGAACAACATGCGGTTTCCGAAGACATCACCCGCAACATCACCACGATAAGCGATGTAGCAGGTGAAGTAGCAACCGGAGCACACAATGCCAGTGAAGAAAGCGATAAGCTCAGCCGATTATCGACGGAGTTACAAAATAAAATTAATCGCTTTAATTTCTAG
- a CDS encoding MFS transporter, which yields MKLDVNTMFEQRMATSNMIASKWTAIAILVACEVLALTLWFSATAVVPVLREEYQLASWQASLFSSSVAIGFVMGTVASALLGLADRVDPRQFFSIAAFVAAGVNGAILLLEPTSWLVIICRLATGVCMAGLYPVGMKIAASWAEKDTGLLIGLLVGALTLGSACPHLFNALGGIDWQLTIQLSSICALLAGGLIHLVGLGPQHSMASSFNWALVLQAWKNKPLRLANLGYFGHMWELYAMWAWIGVFFHASFAQSGWLETESTFYANLATFLVIAAGAIGCLCGGLFADKLGRTTLTMLAMAVSGSCALVVGFLFGGNPWLLTIICLIWGISIVADSAQFSSCVVELSQPTYKGTMLTIQTSIGFLLTLVTIHLIPIWVQQVGWQYAFGLLAIGPFLGVVAMWRLRLHPDSVKLAHGKR from the coding sequence ATGAAACTGGATGTTAACACTATGTTTGAACAACGGATGGCTACCTCCAATATGATTGCTTCTAAATGGACAGCCATTGCTATTTTGGTGGCCTGTGAAGTTTTAGCATTAACCTTATGGTTTTCAGCCACAGCGGTCGTCCCGGTCTTGAGAGAAGAATATCAGCTGGCTAGCTGGCAGGCGTCACTGTTTAGTAGCAGTGTGGCGATAGGCTTTGTCATGGGGACTGTGGCCAGTGCCTTGTTGGGGTTGGCTGACCGTGTAGATCCCAGACAGTTTTTTTCGATAGCGGCTTTTGTTGCGGCGGGTGTTAATGGAGCAATTTTATTGCTGGAACCTACCTCCTGGCTGGTAATTATCTGTCGTCTAGCCACGGGTGTTTGTATGGCTGGGTTATATCCTGTAGGCATGAAAATAGCGGCAAGCTGGGCAGAAAAAGATACTGGGCTGTTAATTGGTCTGTTAGTGGGCGCTTTAACGTTAGGCTCTGCTTGCCCTCATTTATTTAATGCACTAGGCGGTATCGATTGGCAGTTGACAATTCAATTATCGTCTATTTGTGCCTTACTAGCAGGTGGTTTAATTCATTTGGTAGGACTTGGGCCCCAACATAGTATGGCCTCATCATTTAATTGGGCTTTGGTTCTACAGGCATGGAAAAATAAACCACTACGGCTAGCTAATTTAGGCTATTTTGGGCATATGTGGGAGCTGTATGCCATGTGGGCTTGGATAGGGGTATTTTTTCATGCTAGTTTTGCACAATCCGGATGGTTGGAAACTGAATCGACTTTTTACGCTAACCTTGCCACTTTCTTGGTGATAGCTGCAGGTGCTATTGGTTGTTTGTGTGGAGGATTATTTGCCGATAAATTGGGCCGAACCACACTGACTATGTTAGCCATGGCAGTAAGTGGCAGTTGTGCCTTAGTGGTTGGTTTTTTATTTGGAGGTAACCCTTGGCTATTAACCATCATTTGTCTTATTTGGGGGATATCTATTGTTGCTGATTCGGCTCAATTTTCATCTTGTGTCGTAGAATTATCCCAGCCTACGTATAAAGGTACCATGTTAACTATTCAAACCTCTATTGGCTTTTTACTAACTTTGGTTACCATTCATTTAATTCCCATCTGGGTGCAACAGGTTGGTTGGCAGTATGCATTTGGGTTGTTAGCAATTGGACCATTTTTAGGCGTGGTAGCCATGTGGCGATTACGATTACATCCCGATTCAGTAAAATTAGCTCATGGTAAACGCTAA
- a CDS encoding cell division protein ZapB: MSTDHLARLEEKIQQVVDTVSLQRMEIEELREEKARLEEENNILKEEMGQWSQRVGSILGKLDAMAEEAETEEA, encoded by the coding sequence ATGTCTACAGATCATTTAGCTCGGCTTGAAGAGAAAATTCAACAGGTGGTTGATACCGTTAGTTTGCAACGGATGGAAATTGAAGAGTTGCGAGAAGAAAAAGCCCGCTTAGAAGAAGAAAATAATATTTTGAAGGAAGAAATGGGTCAGTGGAGCCAACGGGTTGGTTCTATTTTGGGCAAGCTGGATGCGATGGCTGAAGAGGCTGAAACAGAGGAAGCTTAA
- the bufB gene encoding MNIO family bufferin maturase → MNQHFLGFGLGLRTNHFQDIIDFQPQVDWFEIISENFMVAGGKPKYYLHKIREQYPMVMHGVSLSIGSTDPLDFNYLKKLKVLINEVEPVWVSDHLCWTGVNHINSHDLLPLPYTQEAIDHVVTRIQQVQDFLGRQILLENVSSYLSYQDSEMSEWEFYQEVVARADCYMLLDINNIYVSARNHGFSANDYLYHIDPQRVRQFHLAGHTDYGDYVIDTHDHDICDPVWSLYQKALHRFGAVSTMIERDDHIPPLAELLAELTVAKKIADDVLDLANSEQKAPFEPVALIN, encoded by the coding sequence ATGAATCAACACTTTCTTGGTTTTGGTTTAGGGTTGAGAACCAACCACTTTCAAGACATTATCGATTTTCAGCCCCAGGTTGACTGGTTTGAAATTATCTCTGAAAACTTTATGGTGGCAGGGGGTAAGCCCAAGTATTACTTACATAAGATTCGTGAGCAATACCCCATGGTCATGCATGGTGTTTCTTTATCTATTGGCTCAACCGACCCGCTAGATTTTAATTACTTAAAAAAGTTAAAAGTGCTTATTAACGAAGTAGAGCCAGTGTGGGTATCTGATCATTTATGTTGGACAGGGGTTAACCACATCAATAGCCATGATCTGCTGCCCCTGCCCTATACTCAGGAAGCTATTGATCATGTAGTGACAAGAATACAGCAAGTGCAGGATTTTTTAGGCAGACAAATTCTGCTTGAAAATGTATCGAGTTACCTTTCCTATCAAGACTCCGAAATGTCAGAATGGGAATTTTATCAAGAAGTGGTAGCTAGAGCTGACTGTTACATGCTGTTGGATATTAATAATATCTATGTGAGTGCCCGTAATCATGGTTTTTCCGCCAACGATTATTTATATCATATTGATCCACAACGTGTACGACAGTTTCATTTAGCGGGTCATACAGATTATGGCGATTATGTAATCGACACTCATGATCACGACATTTGTGATCCAGTTTGGTCGCTTTATCAAAAAGCCTTACACCGTTTTGGTGCTGTAAGTACTATGATTGAGCGTGATGATCACATCCCCCCATTAGCTGAGTTGTTAGCAGAGTTGACTGTTGCCAAGAAAATTGCTGATGATGTCTTGGACTTAGCAAACAGTGAACAAAAAGCTCCTTTCGAGCCTGTTGCACTTATTAATTAA
- a CDS encoding HvfC/BufC N-terminal domain-containing protein: MDTLLAVRQQQLLDYLLKGNTCISDHIVSQGNIAIDTRLNIYRNAYRVRLKKTIETDHEILGIYLGDNLFDEMVDGYLNTHVSKYTSLRQFADSLPRYLAITSPFNNYPIISELAAFERLLLTAFDAADATRMTQDQLTRLPVDQWPSLHLKFHPSMQLFTTNWNTVEVWQALKVSKTPPTTAEGQAYWIIWRNNERLTEFQSLTSEEYQLICLALKGNPLAVMCETLLTNHSTENTSQLIVNYLLSWIERGLLAFTMS; the protein is encoded by the coding sequence ATGGATACACTACTAGCTGTTCGCCAACAGCAATTACTGGATTACTTATTAAAAGGCAATACCTGTATTAGCGATCACATCGTGAGTCAGGGTAATATTGCTATCGATACTCGCCTGAATATTTACCGCAATGCTTACCGAGTACGACTAAAAAAAACCATTGAAACTGACCATGAAATATTAGGTATCTATTTAGGTGATAACTTATTCGATGAAATGGTGGATGGTTACCTTAACACCCATGTTTCTAAATATACGTCACTTCGCCAGTTTGCAGACTCACTCCCCCGCTATTTAGCAATAACCTCGCCTTTTAATAACTACCCTATTATCAGCGAGCTAGCCGCATTTGAGCGACTGTTGCTAACGGCATTTGATGCAGCCGACGCTACACGCATGACCCAGGACCAATTAACTAGGCTACCTGTTGATCAGTGGCCCAGTTTACACTTGAAATTCCATCCCAGTATGCAATTATTCACCACTAACTGGAATACAGTTGAAGTATGGCAGGCCCTCAAAGTTAGTAAAACACCTCCTACTACAGCCGAAGGCCAAGCATACTGGATTATTTGGCGTAATAACGAGCGGTTAACGGAATTCCAGTCCCTAACCAGTGAAGAGTATCAATTGATCTGCCTCGCTTTAAAAGGTAATCCCCTAGCGGTTATGTGCGAAACTTTATTAACCAACCACTCCACTGAAAATACCAGCCAGTTGATCGTAAATTATTTATTGAGTTGGATTGAAAGAGGTTTATTAGCGTTTACCATGAGCTAA
- a CDS encoding DUF1326 domain-containing protein, translating to MGYKLEGKLLEVCDCNILCPCWVGEDPDGETCNTIIAWHMDKGDINGIDVTGLTIAVTAHIPGNIMEGNWRVVMYVDEKATKEQEKALLQVYKGELGGPVADLVQLIGEVVAVERANIDFTVHDGKGTIRIGSDISADLQPFEGPTGKSTLSDTVFSTVPGAPAYVGKASDYKMKQPLLGLDIDMQGHNAIQGQFLFEA from the coding sequence ATGGGCTACAAACTGGAAGGTAAGCTACTCGAAGTTTGCGATTGTAATATTTTATGCCCTTGTTGGGTAGGGGAAGATCCTGATGGTGAAACCTGTAATACCATTATTGCCTGGCATATGGATAAAGGCGACATCAATGGTATTGATGTAACAGGACTAACCATAGCCGTTACTGCTCATATCCCTGGCAATATAATGGAAGGCAATTGGCGAGTAGTAATGTATGTGGATGAAAAAGCCACAAAAGAGCAGGAGAAAGCCTTACTTCAAGTGTATAAAGGTGAGTTGGGTGGTCCTGTTGCTGATTTAGTGCAATTAATTGGTGAAGTAGTGGCCGTTGAGCGCGCTAATATAGATTTTACGGTACATGACGGCAAAGGAACGATTCGTATCGGCAGTGATATCAGTGCGGACTTGCAACCCTTTGAAGGTCCAACAGGTAAGTCCACTTTATCAGACACTGTGTTTTCCACTGTTCCGGGTGCCCCAGCTTATGTTGGCAAAGCCTCTGATTATAAAATGAAACAACCCCTGCTTGGCCTGGATATTGATATGCAAGGTCATAATGCGATTCAAGGCCAGTTTTTATTTGAAGCTTAA
- a CDS encoding ABC transporter permease yields the protein MAQASGSPHPIEYAGSILDGALLTIELALLSLLIAILLGMLAALGKLSNNLFARWLAGIYTTVIRGIPELVLMFLVFYGGQLLINELAASVGYEDYIDIDPFISGVITIGFIYGAYMGETFRGAILAVDQGQLEAGSAYGMTRWQIFHRILFPQMMRHALPGLGNNWLVLLKATALVSLIGLEDMVRKAHLASGSTQEPFIFFLAVAVIFLIFTSISVALLQWAENHYGACVKRGSH from the coding sequence ATGGCGCAAGCAAGTGGCTCTCCACACCCAATTGAATATGCAGGCTCAATTCTGGACGGTGCCTTATTAACCATTGAGCTGGCATTATTATCCCTATTAATTGCCATTTTACTTGGCATGTTAGCTGCCTTAGGTAAACTTTCCAATAACTTGTTTGCCCGTTGGCTGGCTGGTATTTACACCACGGTGATTCGTGGTATACCTGAGCTAGTGTTAATGTTTTTGGTGTTTTATGGTGGCCAGTTATTAATTAATGAGTTGGCGGCCAGTGTAGGTTATGAAGATTATATCGATATTGATCCTTTTATTTCTGGGGTGATCACCATTGGCTTTATTTATGGAGCCTATATGGGAGAAACATTTCGAGGGGCAATTTTAGCCGTTGATCAAGGGCAGCTGGAAGCGGGCAGTGCTTATGGTATGACCCGCTGGCAGATTTTTCATCGAATATTATTTCCGCAAATGATGCGTCACGCTTTGCCAGGGTTGGGTAATAACTGGCTGGTTTTGTTAAAGGCAACCGCACTGGTTTCATTAATTGGCTTAGAAGATATGGTGAGGAAAGCGCATCTGGCCTCAGGTTCAACACAAGAGCCGTTTATCTTTTTCTTAGCGGTAGCGGTTATCTTCTTAATATTCACTTCCATATCGGTCGCGTTATTACAGTGGGCTGAAAACCATTATGGTGCTTGCGTGAAACGGGGGAGCCACTAA
- a CDS encoding ABC transporter permease — protein MDFDIIKDNYPQLLEGLLITIELVSLSLLIGFILAVPMAMMRNGKALIPRWFAWGFIYFFRGTPLLVQLYLIYYGLGQAEWIRDTFLWSFFKEAYLCALLAFTLNTAAYTAEILRGAINTTDRGEIEAAKAYGMTPWQTFYRIVFPSAFRRALPAYGNEVIFMLHGSAIASAVTIVDLTGAAKLIYSTYYSPFEAFIAAGVLYMIVTFAIVGGFKILERRWHAHLRPRT, from the coding sequence ATGGATTTTGATATCATTAAAGATAATTATCCGCAGCTATTGGAAGGGTTGCTCATTACAATTGAGCTGGTGTCGTTGTCGTTATTAATTGGTTTTATTTTAGCTGTGCCAATGGCGATGATGCGCAATGGTAAAGCACTTATACCACGCTGGTTTGCTTGGGGCTTTATTTATTTCTTTCGTGGTACGCCATTATTAGTGCAGTTGTACTTAATATATTATGGACTGGGTCAAGCCGAATGGATAAGAGATACATTTCTATGGAGTTTCTTCAAAGAAGCTTACCTGTGTGCCTTGTTGGCTTTTACGCTAAATACAGCAGCTTATACGGCTGAAATTTTACGTGGTGCGATTAATACCACTGATCGTGGAGAAATAGAAGCTGCGAAAGCCTATGGGATGACACCCTGGCAAACCTTTTACCGAATTGTATTTCCTAGTGCTTTTCGTCGAGCATTACCGGCGTATGGTAATGAGGTAATCTTTATGCTCCATGGCAGTGCCATTGCCAGTGCAGTGACTATTGTAGACTTAACCGGTGCAGCAAAATTAATTTATTCTACCTACTACAGCCCATTCGAAGCGTTCATTGCTGCGGGTGTACTGTATATGATAGTGACATTTGCCATTGTGGGTGGCTTTAAAATATTGGAAAGACGTTGGCATGCTCACTTAAGGCCAAGAACGTAA
- a CDS encoding DUF411 domain-containing protein encodes MNIIYFLRHSVIFCLSLFSIITFAQDKPTLNTLLQVYKSPQCGCCAKWVDHIEQAGFTTQVINTNSLAEIKTQFAIAPNHRSCHTAVSQQGYVFEGHIPAKVIKRFLQEQPKNAVGLSVAGMPVGSPGMEVKNNFMPYQVVMLLKDGSTKTYAQINSAKQQH; translated from the coding sequence ATGAATATTATTTATTTTCTTCGTCACTCTGTCATCTTTTGCTTGTCGCTGTTTAGCATAATCACTTTTGCTCAAGACAAACCCACCTTGAATACCTTGTTGCAGGTTTATAAAAGCCCACAATGTGGTTGCTGTGCCAAGTGGGTGGATCATATCGAACAAGCGGGATTTACCACTCAGGTTATTAATACTAATTCCTTAGCAGAGATTAAAACCCAATTTGCTATCGCACCCAACCACCGCTCTTGTCACACAGCCGTTTCCCAACAAGGCTATGTGTTTGAAGGACATATTCCCGCTAAAGTCATCAAGCGCTTTTTACAGGAGCAACCTAAAAATGCCGTTGGGCTTAGTGTTGCCGGAATGCCTGTAGGCAGCCCAGGAATGGAGGTTAAAAATAACTTTATGCCTTATCAGGTAGTGATGTTATTAAAAGATGGGAGTACTAAAACCTATGCTCAAATCAATTCAGCCAAACAGCAACACTGA
- the bufA2 gene encoding BufA2 family periplasmic bufferin-type metallophore → MKQTKRTLTGVAIAMAAASLISGCAGPSKTSSHSAAPPATGKTDLAHCYGVNICGGHNDCKTANNACNGQAACKGQGFVAMPTKACNDVGGKVKDSWRSKVNKADLVKCYGVNLCKGHNDCKTADNACAGQATCKGQGFVSTTQKSCEDIGGNVG, encoded by the coding sequence ATGAAGCAGACAAAACGCACTTTAACCGGGGTAGCTATTGCGATGGCAGCGGCCAGCCTGATTAGTGGTTGTGCTGGCCCCAGCAAGACCTCATCTCACTCAGCAGCTCCTCCAGCGACGGGCAAAACAGATCTTGCACACTGTTATGGGGTAAATATCTGTGGTGGTCACAACGACTGTAAAACCGCCAATAATGCCTGTAATGGTCAAGCTGCTTGCAAAGGCCAAGGGTTTGTAGCAATGCCAACTAAAGCCTGCAATGATGTCGGTGGCAAAGTGAAAGACAGCTGGCGTAGTAAAGTGAACAAAGCCGATTTAGTCAAATGCTATGGGGTTAATCTCTGTAAAGGTCATAATGACTGTAAAACTGCTGATAATGCATGTGCTGGTCAAGCGACTTGCAAAGGTCAGGGCTTCGTTTCAACTACCCAAAAGTCTTGTGAAGATATTGGTGGTAATGTGGGTTAA
- a CDS encoding DUF2182 domain-containing protein: MKAIKFQQSLFVPTTVVLVIVAWLVLFWWEQSPYSHYILHGPTASHGMHHHGPVSPAVAMYLLGWMLMCIAMMLPTTLPLIRLFHRIAAARTDRWLLVSLLIFGYLLVWLLFGVVVHLAQWAITQYLFGHSGMRENAWLFSAGLLITAGAFQFSQLKYKCLDKCRTPLSFVMSYWRGSHYYRQAWLLGLHHGLYCVGCCWALMLLMFAVGTGSVAWMLLLGAIMAIEKNVSWGKLIAKPVGTILLLWGSGLIIQNI; this comes from the coding sequence ATGAAAGCCATTAAATTTCAGCAGTCATTATTTGTACCGACAACGGTTGTATTAGTTATTGTTGCCTGGTTGGTGCTTTTTTGGTGGGAGCAGTCACCTTATAGTCATTATATATTACATGGCCCAACAGCTAGCCATGGGATGCATCATCATGGGCCAGTATCACCTGCCGTTGCTATGTACTTACTGGGTTGGATGTTAATGTGTATTGCCATGATGTTGCCGACTACTTTGCCTTTAATTCGGTTATTTCATCGAATTGCCGCTGCTCGAACGGATCGCTGGTTATTGGTGAGTTTATTAATATTCGGTTATTTACTCGTATGGCTATTGTTTGGGGTTGTCGTACATCTGGCCCAGTGGGCAATTACGCAGTATTTATTTGGGCATAGTGGTATGAGAGAAAATGCCTGGTTGTTTAGTGCAGGGTTACTAATAACTGCCGGTGCTTTTCAATTTAGCCAATTGAAATATAAATGCTTAGACAAGTGTCGTACACCATTGAGTTTTGTAATGAGCTATTGGCGGGGTAGTCATTATTATCGTCAGGCTTGGTTATTAGGCTTACACCATGGCTTGTATTGCGTGGGATGTTGTTGGGCATTAATGTTACTGATGTTTGCTGTCGGTACTGGCAGTGTTGCTTGGATGCTGTTGCTAGGCGCTATCATGGCGATTGAGAAAAATGTCAGCTGGGGTAAGCTCATTGCTAAACCTGTCGGAACTATTTTATTGCTATGGGGCAGTGGGTTAATCATACAAAATATTTAA